From one Lycium ferocissimum isolate CSIRO_LF1 chromosome 7, AGI_CSIRO_Lferr_CH_V1, whole genome shotgun sequence genomic stretch:
- the LOC132065441 gene encoding protein BUD31 homolog 1-like, producing MPRVKTNRIKYPEGWELIEPTLVELDAKMREAGNDSNDGKRKCEALWPIFKIAHQRSRYVYDLYYVRKEISKELYEFCLEQGYADRNLIAKWKKPGYERLCCLHCIQPRDHNFATTCACRVPKHLREAAVIECVHCGCQGCASGD from the exons ATGCCTAGAGTTAAGACAAATCGTATAAAATACCCCGAGGGTTGGGAGCTGATTGAGCCTACCTTAGTTGAACTGGATGCTAAAATGAGAGAAG CTGGCAATGACTCAAATGATGGTAAAAGAAAGTGTGAAGCACTCTGGCCCATATTCAAGATCGCACATCAGAGGAGCAGATATGTATATGACCTTTACTATGTAAGGAAAGAAATATCTAAAGAGCTGTACGAGTTCTGTTTGGAACAAGGTTATGCAGATCGCAACCTGATTGCaaagtggaaaaag CCTGGATACGAGCGTCTCTGCTGCTTGCACTGCATACAGCCCCGGGATCACAACTTCGCAACTACTTGTGCGTGTCGTGTCCCAAAGCACCTTAGGGAAGCTGCTGTAATAGAGTGTGTACATTGTGGATGTCAAGGCTGTGCAAGTGGTGACTAA
- the LOC132065438 gene encoding pleiotropic drug resistance protein 2, with protein sequence MMEGAFVGNELARLRSSNSRGTSWRSSQSIKEVFGGQRDAFFMNNYSTRWREVAEEDEKELKWAAIDRLPTYDRMRKGMMKEVMNNGRVVHHEVDMTKLGNKDRKVFMESILKVVEDDNEKFLRRLRNRTDRVGIEIPKVEVRFQNLSVEGDAYVGTRALPTLLNSTLNTIEAVLGLINLSPSKKRVVQILEDVSGIIRPSRMTLLLGPPGSGKTTFLKALAGKGEGDLRVTGKITYCGHEFNEFVPQRTSAYISQHDLHHGEMTVRETLDFAGRCLGVGTRYDLLLELSRREKEAGIMPDPQIDAFMKATAMEGQGTSLITDYVLKILGLDICADIMVGDDMRRGISGGQKKRVTTGEMLVGPAKAFFMDEISKGLDSSTTYQIIKFMRQMVHVNDITMVISLLQPDPETFDLFDDVILLSEGQIVYQGPRENVLEFFEYMGFRCPERKGIADFLVEVTSKKDQEQYWFRKSRPYVYISVPEFAESFNSFQIGEQIIVELTIPYDKFSVHRAALVKNKYGISNLELFKACFSRELLLMKRSSFMYIFKTAQITIMATIALTVFLRTQMKAGSVRDSAKFWGALFFSLINVMFNGMQELAMTVFRLPVFFKQRDSLFYPAWAFSLPIWVLKIPISLMESTIWIILTYYTIGFAPAASRFFKQLLAFVGVHQMALSLFRFIAAAGRTQVVANTLGTFTLLLVFILGGFIVSKDDIQDWMIWGYYVSPMMYGQNAIAINEFLDDRWSAPTNGSQPTLGKTLLHDRGLFTTETWYWICIGALFGFSLLFNVLFIAALTFLKPLGNTKAVSVEDEDKSNNRPREAAIRDIQMAPTCSQVNTSCAVPFPNNELRKRMVLPFQPLSLAFNHVNYYVDMPAEMKTQGIEEDRLQLLRDVSGAFRPGILTALVGVSGAGKTTLMDVLAGRKTGGYIEGSIKISGYPKNQTTFARVSGYCEQSDIHSPYVTVYESLLYSAWLRLPSDVKTETRKMFVEEVMELVELKPLRNALVGLPGVDGLSTEQRKRLTTAVELVANPSIIFMDEPTSGLDARAAAIVMRTVRKTVDTGRTVVCTIHQPSIDIFEAFDELLLMKRGGQVIYAGPLGSHSQTMVEYFEAIRGVPNIRECDNPATWMLDVSSSSMETKLDVDFAEVYANSDLYQRNQLLIKELSRPAPRSKDLYFPTQYSQSFLTQCKACFWKQHWSYWRNSQYNAIRFFMTVVIGILFGVIFWNKGNKIYRQQDLLNLLGATYAAVMFLGATNASAVQSVVAVERTVFYRERAAGMYSELPYAFAQVAIETIYVAIQTFIYSLLLFSMIGYQWTATKFFYFYYFIFMCFTYFSMYGMMVVALTPGYQIAAIVMSFFLSFWNLFSGFLVPRPLIPVWWRWYYWASPVAWTIYGIFTSQVGDITDELELPGETVKIQVNQFLKEYLGYDHDFLVAVVFAHVGWVLLFFFVFAYGIKFLNHQTR encoded by the exons ATGATGGAGGGGGCATTTGTGGGGAATGAGTTAGCAAGATTGAGGAGTAGTAATAGTAGGGGGACAAGTTGGAGGTCATCTCAGAGTATTAAGGAGGTGTTTGGAGGGCAAAGGGATGCATTTTTTATGAACAATTACAGTACGCGGTGGCGAGAGGTGGCAGAGGAGGATGAGAAGGAGCTAAAATGGGCGGCGATAGATCGGTTGCCAACATACGATAGAATGAGAAAAGGGATGATGAAGGAGGTGATGAACAATGGGAGGGTAGTTCATCATGAAGTTGACATGACTAAGCTTGGTAATAAAGATAGGAAAGTATTCATGGAGAGTATTCTTAAAGTTGTGGAAGATGATAATGAGAAATTCCTTAGAAGACTCAGAAATAGGACCGACAG GGTAGGCATAGAGATCCCAAAGGTTGAAGTGAGATTTCAAAACTTAAGTGTAGAAGGAGATGCATATGTTGGGACAAGAGCACTTCCAACTCTGCTTAATTCCACCTTGAATACCATAGAG GCTGTTCTTGGATTGATTAACCTTTCTCCTTCCAAGAAAAGGGTTGTACAAATTCTTGAAGATGTGAGTGGAATCATAAGGCCATCAAG GATGACATTACTCCTAGGGCCTCCTGGTTCAGGAAAAACTACATTTTTAAAAGCACTTGCAGGAAAAGGTGAAGGCGATTTGAGG GTGACAGGAAAAATTACATATTGTGgccatgaatttaatgaatttgTTCCTCAAAGAACAAGTGCTTATATTAGCCAACATGATCTGCATCATGGAGAGATGACAGTTCGTGAAACATTAGATTTTGCTGGAAGATGCTTGGGTGTTGGAACCAGGTATGATCTACTGCTGGAGTTGTCAAGACGAGAAAAAGAAGCGGGTATAATGCCAGATCCTCAGATTGATGCATTTATGAAGGCCACAGCAATGGAGGGCCAAGGGACAAGCTTAATTACAGATTATGTACTCAAG ATACTTGGATTAGATATTTGTGCTGATATCATGGTTGGAGATGATATGAGAAGAGGCATTTCAGGTGGACAAAAGAAGCGCGTTACTACTG GGGAAATGTTGGTTGGGCCAGCAAAAGCGTTTTTCATGGATGAAATATCAAAGGGGCTGGACAGTTCCACCACCTACCAGATCATCAAGTTCATGAGGCAGATGGTTCACGTTAACGATATAACTATGGTTATCTCCCTCTTACAGCCTGATCCCGAGACATTTGATCTATTTGACGATGTTATTCTCCTGTCAGAAGGTCAAATTGTTTACCAGGGTCCGAGAGAAAACGTTCTTGAATTCTTTGAGTACATGGGATTTAGATGTCCGGAAAGGAAAGGAATTGCAGATTTTCTGGTGGAAGTTACTTCCAAGAAAGATCAAGAACAGTATTGGTTTAGAAAAAGCAGGCCTTACGTATATATATCTGTTCCTGAGTTTGCTGAgtccttcaattcttttcagATTGGTGAACAAATTATTGTAGAACTTACAATTCCGTATGATAAGTTCAGCGTCCATCGTGCAGCAttagtgaaaaataaatatggTATCTCTAACTTGGAACTCTTCAAGGCATGCTTCTCAAGGGAATTGTTGCTGATGAAACGAAGTTCTTTCATGTACATCTTTAAAACTGCCCAAATCACTATCATGGCGACTATTGCCTTGACAGTGTTTTTAAGAACACAAATGAAAGCTGGAAGTGTGAGAGATTCCGCTAAGTTCTGGGGCGCTTTGTTTTTCAGCCTCATCAACGTGATGTTCAATGGGATGCAAGAGCTCGCGATGACAGTTTTTAGGCTTCCCGTGTTTTTCAAGCAGAGAGATAGCTTATTTTATCCAGCATGGGCTTTTTCCTTGCCAATTTGGGtgcttaaaattccaatctcaTTAATGGAATCTACAATTTGGATCATCCTTACATACTACACCATTGGCTTTGCCCCTGCAGCCAGCAG GTTTTTCAAACAGTTATTGGCATTTGTCGGGGTCCATCAGATGGCTCTCTCTTTGTTCCGTTTTATTGCAGCAGCAGGAAGAACACAAGTAGTTGCGAACACACTTGGAACCTTCACTTTGCTTCTGGTTTTTATACTTGGAGGCTTCATCGTCTCAAAAG ATGACATCCAAGATTGGATGATTTGGGGCTACTATGTCTCCCCTATGATGTATGGACAGAACGCAATTGCCATAAACGAGTTCCTAGATGATCGATGGAGTGCT CCTACTAATGGTTCTCAACCAACGCTAGGAAAGACTCTTCTCCATGACAGAGGCTTATTTACCACAGAAACTTGGTATTGGATTTGCATTGGAGCACTTTTTGGATTTTCACTTCTCTTCAATGTCCTCTTCATTGCAGCTTTGACATTTTTAAAAC CTCTTGGAAATACTAAAGCTGTCAGTGTTGAGGATGAGGATAAAAGCAACAATAGGCCTCGAGAAGCAGCAATAAGAG ATATTCAGATGGCTCCAACATGTTCTCAAGTAAACACCAGCTGTGCTGTTCCTTTCCCGAATAATGAATTAAGAAAACGGATGGTCTTGCCGTTCCAGCCCCTTTCACTAGCATTCAACCATGTGAATTACTATGTCGATATGCCTGCT GAAATGAAGACtcaaggaattgaagaagatAGATTGCAACTTCTACGAGACGTTAGTGGAGCCTTCAGGCCTGGAATTCTTACAGCATTGGTCGGTGTCAGTGGTGCTGGAAAGACCACCTTGATGGATGTCTTAGCAGGTAGAAAGACAGGTGGATACATTGAAGGGAGCATAAAAATTTCAGGTTACCCAAAGAATCAGACAACATTTGCTCGAGTCAGCGGTTACTGCGAACAAAGTGACATTCATTCACCATATGTAACTGTCTATGAGTCCCTCCTCTACTCAGCCTGGTTACGTCTACCCTCCGATGTAAAGACAGAAACACGAAAG ATGTTTGTGGAAGAAGTCATGGAATTGGTAGAGCTCAAACCATTGAGGAATGCTCTTGTTGGGCTCCCCGGGGTGGATGGTCTTTCTACTGAACAGCGAAAGAGGCTGACGACTGCTGTCGAATTAGTTGCAAATCCATCCATCATCTTTATGGATGAGCCCACATCAGGACTTGATGCTAGAGCTGCAGCTATTGTTATGCGTACTGTCAGAAAAACAGTGGATACAGGAAGAACGGTGGTCTGCACGATCCACCAGCCTAGCATAGATATTTTTGAAGCTTTCGATGAG CTACTTTTGATGAAAAGAGGAGGCCAAGTAATATACGCTGGACCTCTTGGCTCTCATTCTCAAACGATGGTTGAATATTTTGAG GCCATACGAGGGGTTCCCAATATCAGAGAGTGCGATAATCCAGCTACGTGGATGCTTGATGTCAGCTCTTCTTCTATGGAAACAAAACTTGATGTCGATTTTGCTGAAGTATATGCCAACTCTGATCTTTACCA GAGAAATCAACTGCTGATCAAGGAACTTAGCAGACCAGCACCTCGCTCAAAGGATCTGTATTTCCCCACTCAATATTCCCAATCCTTCCTAACTCAGTGCAAGGCCTGTTTCTGGAAACAACACTGGTCATACTGGAGGAATTCACAATATAATGCAATCAGATTCTTCATGACAGTAGTCATAGGGATTCTGTTTGGTGTCATTTTTTGGAATAAAGGAAACAAAAT ATACAGACAACAAGACTTGCTTAATCTGCTAGGAGCAACTTATGCAGCTGTCATGTTTCTTGGAGCCACAAATGCTTCGGCAGTACAATCTGTTGTGGCTGTTGAAAGGACGGTTTTCTATCGCGAAAGAGCTGCTGGAATGTATTCAGAGTTGCCTTATGCATTTGCTCAG GTGGCTATAGAGACTATATATGTTGCAATACAGActtttatttattctcttcttttgttttccaTGATTGGATACCAATGGACAGCAACAAAGTTCTTCTATTTCTACTACTTCATATTCATGTGCTTCACCTACTTCTCCATGTATGGCATGATGGTTGTTGCTTTGACTCCTGGTTATCAAATTGCTGCCATTGTCATGTCCTTCTTCCTCAGCTTCTGGAACTTATTCTCCGGTTTCCTTGTTCCTCGTCCG CTAATTCCAGTGTGGTGGAGGTGGTACTATTGGGCCTCTCCGGTTGCATGGACAATATACGGGATTTTCACCTCCCAGGTGGGAGATATAACCGATGAACTTGAACTCCCCGGTGAAACTGTGAAAATACAGGTGAATCAGTTCCTGAAAGAATATTTGGGATATGATCATGACTTTCTTGTAGCAGTGGTTTTTGCCCATGTGGGCTGGGTTCttctgtttttctttgtttttgcttaTGG